From Neorhizobium galegae:
CGCCAGGCAGTGGGCTGGCTCACCCCCAGTACCTCTGCGAGACGGACCGAGGACAGGCCTTTGTCCGACTGCAGCAACAACCACATCGCCTTGAGCCATACGCGCAAGGGAAGTTTCGTGGCGTGCATGGGCGTGTGAGTTGTCACCGTGAACTGGAACCGGCAATCACCGCTGGAGCATTGATAGAGACCCGCCCGCGCGCGGCGCTTGCCCATATCGCGGCCAGCTATCGCGATCGAGCGTTTATAACCACAGGCGGGGCAGACCCTGCCATCCCGCCATACCATGCCTTCCAGCAAATGGCGGCAATGCTCCTCGTCCCGGAACGCGGCGACCATGTCTTCAACTGTCCGAATATTGGAAAGTGTTGCCAGCATCATTTCAGACATAATTACCTCCTTCGGAACTGACCGTAGAATCGCATGGAAAGCACTATATCACAACGTATTTGCTGTCTTTGGTTGATAAAGGCCTCGTACGATTTCGACCTGCTCTTGTTCTGACCCCAAATCCTCTCGGCGACATTCTCGACATTGCTGCAATCGCAGAATGCGGTCGCTCCTGCGGCCTCAAGATCGTCGTTGACAGCACATTCGCTTCGCCAGCCTTGCAGCGCCCGATTGAGCACGGCGCCGATATTGTCCTGCAATCGCTTACCAAATACATCAACGGTCATGGCGACACACTCGGCGGTGCCCTGCTGGGAGACACCGCAATCATTCAAAAACTGCGGGAAACCAGCCTACGTTTTCCTGCGACGACCGTGATTTCACCGCAGGCTTCGTTCCTCATCCTTCGAGGCGTGAAAACACTTGCCCTCAGGATGGACCGGCACAGTTCCGCCGCCCATGCGATCGCACTGACATTGGAAACCCATCCGGCGGTAGCGTGGGTGAGATATCCCTTTCTTCCATCTCACCCGAACCATTCCATCGCTCGCAGGCAGATGTCAGGTGGCTCGGGAATGGTGGCTTTCGGCCTTCGTGCGGGTAGGGATGGTGCCACTGCGATGATCAGCAGACTGCGGCTTATACAGTCGGGCGTCAATCTGGCCGAGGTCGGCAGCCTCATATGCCATCCGGCCGGCCTCACCAGCGCCCGCCACCTGTCCTTTTCAGGAAGCGGCCTTTGCGACGCGCTTGGAGATGACGTCATCCGCTGCTCCGTCGGCCTGGAGGATGCCGAGGATCTTATCGAAGACATCCTGGAGGCTCTGGATTTCGGCTGAGGCCGTCCGACAAACGCGATCAGAAGACGATTCATCCCGTTAGGACATGCCGCTGCTGAATATGGAACTTCCACTAAAACCAATAACTTGAACAGATTTCGAGAGACGTCCTTAATTGTGGAACTGCCGGCACGCACGCCACCTGTCACCTCAGGCGATCGCCAGCGCTGGTTCACGCGATCATATTCCCAGCGTCGGCAGCAAGGATGCTTGCCGCACCCAGACCGCAATCCCGGCGCGGCAGCATTACATTGACGACAACCGTCTGCGAACGATCGCGGTATAGAAATCTACGCCGTGGATCAGCCCGTTGTCGTTGAAATCATAGTTGGGATTGTGGAGAGGCGCGGAGTCTTCTCCATTACCGAGGAACACGAAGCAGCCTGGCACATGCTCCAGAAATCGGGCGAAGTCCTCGGAGGCAGTCATCGGCTCGCGCCGTTCTTCGACGTGCGCGTCGTCTAGGAAAGTCCTTGCCGCTGCGACCGCCTCGTCCACGAGCGCTGCGTCGTTAAGCAACGGCACGAACTCTCTCGTGTAA
This genomic window contains:
- a CDS encoding trans-sulfuration enzyme family protein, translated to MLSLVDKGLVRFRPALVLTPNPLGDILDIAAIAECGRSCGLKIVVDSTFASPALQRPIEHGADIVLQSLTKYINGHGDTLGGALLGDTAIIQKLRETSLRFPATTVISPQASFLILRGVKTLALRMDRHSSAAHAIALTLETHPAVAWVRYPFLPSHPNHSIARRQMSGGSGMVAFGLRAGRDGATAMISRLRLIQSGVNLAEVGSLICHPAGLTSARHLSFSGSGLCDALGDDVIRCSVGLEDAEDLIEDILEALDFG